From the genome of Streptomyces sp. NBC_01317, one region includes:
- the coaA gene encoding type I pantothenate kinase, which translates to MITPYVDLSRAEWSALRDKTPLPLTAGEVERLRGLGDVIDLDEVRDVYLPLSRLLNLYVKATAELRGALNTFLGDAGNGHGAQRGTPFVIGVAGSVAVGKSTVARLLQALLARWPEHPRVERVTTDGFLLPMKELEARGLMSRKGFPESYDRRALTRFVADVKAGKDEVTAPVYSHLIYDIVPGEVLTVRRPDILIVEGINVLQPALPGKDGRTRVGLADYFDFSVYVDARAEDIESWYLNRFRKLRETAFQDPSSYFRKYTQVSEEESLDYARTMWRTVNRPNLLENVAPTRGRATLIVRKGPDHKVQRLSLRKL; encoded by the coding sequence ATGATCACCCCCTACGTCGATCTCAGCCGGGCCGAATGGAGCGCCCTGCGGGACAAGACACCGCTGCCGCTCACCGCCGGGGAGGTCGAGCGGCTGCGGGGGCTCGGGGACGTCATCGACCTCGACGAGGTGCGGGACGTCTACCTGCCGCTCTCCCGGCTGCTGAATCTGTACGTCAAGGCCACGGCCGAGCTGCGCGGCGCGCTCAATACGTTCCTCGGGGACGCGGGCAACGGCCACGGCGCGCAGCGCGGCACGCCGTTTGTCATAGGGGTGGCCGGAAGTGTCGCCGTCGGGAAGTCCACCGTGGCGCGTCTCCTCCAGGCGCTGCTCGCCCGCTGGCCCGAGCACCCGCGCGTCGAGCGGGTGACCACCGACGGCTTCCTGCTGCCGATGAAGGAGCTGGAGGCCCGGGGGCTGATGTCGCGCAAGGGCTTCCCGGAGTCGTACGACCGCCGGGCCCTGACCCGGTTCGTCGCCGACGTGAAGGCGGGGAAGGACGAGGTCACGGCGCCCGTCTACTCGCACCTGATCTACGACATCGTGCCGGGCGAGGTGCTGACCGTACGGCGGCCGGACATCCTGATCGTGGAGGGCATCAACGTCCTCCAGCCGGCGCTCCCCGGCAAGGACGGCAGGACGCGCGTCGGTCTCGCCGACTACTTCGACTTCAGTGTGTACGTGGACGCCCGCGCCGAGGACATCGAGAGCTGGTACCTGAACCGGTTCCGCAAGCTGCGCGAGACCGCGTTCCAGGACCCCTCCTCGTACTTCCGCAAGTACACGCAGGTGTCGGAGGAGGAGTCGCTGGACTACGCGCGCACGATGTGGCGGACCGTCAACCGGCCCAACCTGCTGGAGAACGTGGCGCCGACCCGGGGACGCGCCACACTGATCGTGCGCAAGGGCCCGGACCACAAGGTCCAGCGGCTGTCCCTGCGCAAACTCTGA
- the rplM gene encoding 50S ribosomal protein L13: protein MRTYSPKPGDVTRQWHVIDAQDIVLGRLATTAANLLRGKHKAIYAPHVDTGDFVVIINADKVHLSGNKRTQKMAYRHSGYPGGLRSVRYDELLAKNPEKAVEKAIKGMIPKNTLGRQMLSKLKIYAGDQHPHAAQQPVPFEITQVAQ from the coding sequence GTGCGTACGTACAGCCCCAAGCCCGGCGATGTGACACGCCAGTGGCACGTCATCGACGCCCAGGACATCGTCTTGGGCCGTCTGGCGACCACTGCCGCCAACCTTCTGCGCGGTAAGCACAAGGCGATCTACGCCCCCCACGTTGACACCGGCGACTTCGTCGTCATCATCAACGCGGACAAGGTGCACCTGTCCGGCAACAAGCGGACCCAGAAGATGGCGTACCGCCACTCCGGTTACCCGGGTGGCCTGCGTTCCGTCCGTTATGACGAACTCCTCGCCAAGAACCCCGAGAAGGCCGTCGAGAAGGCCATCAAGGGAATGATCCCGAAGAACACCCTGGGTCGTCAGATGCTCTCGAAGCTGAAGATCTACGCGGGCGACCAGCACCCGCACGCTGCCCAGCAGCCTGTCCCGTTCGAGATCACCCAGGTCGCGCAGTAG
- the rpsI gene encoding 30S ribosomal protein S9, with amino-acid sequence MAESTTEAPVESAEGEETFEAVTTFESEVPVEGEYTTESLASRFGDPQPAAGLGRRKNAIARVRIVPGSGKWKINGRTLEGYFPNKVHQQEVNDPFKILELDNRYDVIARISGGGVSGQAGALRLGVARALNEADQDNNRAPLKKAGFLSRDDRAVERKKAGLKKARKAPQYSKR; translated from the coding sequence GTGGCCGAGTCCACTACTGAAGCCCCCGTCGAGAGCGCCGAGGGTGAGGAGACCTTCGAAGCCGTGACGACCTTCGAGTCCGAGGTCCCCGTCGAGGGTGAGTACACCACCGAGTCCCTGGCGTCCCGCTTCGGCGACCCCCAGCCGGCCGCCGGCCTGGGCCGCCGCAAGAACGCCATCGCCCGCGTCCGGATCGTTCCGGGCAGCGGCAAGTGGAAGATCAACGGTCGCACCCTTGAGGGTTACTTCCCGAACAAGGTGCACCAGCAGGAAGTGAACGACCCCTTCAAGATCCTTGAGCTCGACAACCGCTACGACGTCATCGCCCGTATCTCGGGTGGCGGCGTCTCCGGTCAGGCCGGCGCCCTGCGCCTCGGCGTGGCCCGCGCGTTGAACGAGGCGGACCAGGACAACAACCGCGCCCCGCTCAAGAAGGCCGGTTTCCTTTCGCGTGACGACCGTGCGGTCGAGCGCAAGAAGGCCGGTCTCAAGAAGGCCCGTAAGGCCCCGCAGTACAGCAAGCGCTAA
- a CDS encoding ABC-F family ATP-binding cassette domain-containing protein yields the protein MRTMGHLEAGHLEYYLPDGRVLLGDASFRVGEGAVVALVGANGAGKTTLLRLIAGELQPHGGTVTVSGGLGVMSQFVGSVRDDRTVRDLLVSVAQPRIREAARAVDEAEHLIMTVDDEAAQMRYAQALSDWAEARGYEAETVWDMCTMAALGVPYDKAQFRGLTTLSGGEQKRLVLEALLRGPDEVLLLDEPDNYLDVPGKRWLEEKLKETRKTVLFVSHDRELLARAAEKIVSVEPSPAGSDVWVHGGGFGTYHQARKERFARFEELKRRWDEEHARLKALVHRLRQQAAISPDMASRYRAMQTRFKKFEDAGPPPEPPREQEITMRLKGGRTGVRAVTCKNLELTGLMKPFSLEIFYGERVAVLGSNGSGKSHFLRLLAGEDVRHTGEWKLGARVVPGHFAQTHAHPELLGRTLVDILWTEHAKDRGGAMSVLRRYELERQGDQPFEKLSGGQQARFQILLLELRGTTALLLDEPTDNLDLESAEALQDGLEVYDGTVVAVTHDRWFARAFDRYLVFGSDGVVRETPEPVWDERRVVRER from the coding sequence ATGCGGACCATGGGACATCTTGAGGCAGGGCACCTGGAGTACTACCTCCCCGACGGACGGGTGCTCCTCGGCGACGCTTCGTTCCGCGTGGGGGAGGGCGCCGTCGTCGCCCTCGTCGGGGCCAACGGCGCCGGCAAGACCACGCTGCTGCGGCTGATCGCGGGGGAGCTGCAACCGCACGGCGGGACGGTCACGGTCAGCGGCGGGCTCGGTGTCATGTCGCAGTTCGTCGGCTCGGTGCGCGACGACCGTACGGTACGTGACCTGCTGGTCTCCGTCGCCCAGCCGCGCATCCGCGAGGCGGCGCGGGCGGTGGACGAGGCCGAGCACCTGATCATGACGGTCGACGACGAGGCCGCGCAGATGCGGTACGCGCAGGCGCTGAGCGACTGGGCGGAGGCGCGGGGGTACGAGGCCGAGACGGTCTGGGACATGTGCACGATGGCGGCGCTGGGGGTCCCGTACGACAAAGCCCAGTTCCGCGGGCTGACCACGCTGTCCGGCGGCGAGCAGAAACGGCTGGTGCTGGAGGCGCTGCTGCGCGGGCCCGACGAGGTGCTGCTCCTGGACGAGCCGGACAACTATCTGGACGTCCCCGGCAAGCGCTGGCTGGAGGAGAAGCTCAAGGAGACCCGTAAGACGGTCCTCTTCGTCTCCCACGACCGGGAGCTGCTGGCCAGGGCCGCCGAGAAGATCGTCAGTGTCGAGCCGAGCCCGGCGGGCTCGGACGTCTGGGTGCACGGCGGCGGATTCGGTACGTACCACCAGGCGCGCAAGGAGCGCTTCGCGCGCTTCGAGGAGCTGAAACGGCGCTGGGACGAGGAGCACGCCCGGCTCAAGGCGCTGGTGCACCGGCTGCGGCAGCAGGCGGCGATCAGCCCCGACATGGCCTCGCGCTACCGGGCGATGCAGACGCGCTTCAAGAAGTTCGAGGACGCGGGACCGCCGCCGGAGCCGCCGCGCGAGCAGGAGATCACCATGCGGCTGAAGGGTGGCCGGACCGGTGTACGGGCGGTGACCTGCAAGAACCTGGAGCTGACCGGGCTGATGAAGCCGTTCTCGCTGGAGATCTTCTACGGCGAGCGGGTGGCGGTCCTCGGGTCGAACGGGTCGGGGAAATCGCACTTCCTGCGGCTGCTGGCGGGCGAGGACGTCCGGCACACGGGGGAGTGGAAGCTGGGGGCGCGGGTCGTGCCGGGGCACTTCGCGCAGACGCACGCGCATCCGGAGCTGCTGGGGCGGACGCTGGTCGACATCCTGTGGACCGAGCACGCGAAGGACCGGGGCGGGGCGATGAGCGTGCTGCGGCGGTACGAGCTGGAGCGGCAGGGGGACCAGCCGTTCGAGAAGCTCTCGGGCGGGCAGCAGGCGCGGTTCCAGATCCTGCTGCTGGAGTTGCGGGGGACGACGGCGCTGCTGCTGGACGAGCCGACGGACAACTTGGACCTGGAGTCGGCGGAGGCGTTGCAGGACGGGCTTGAGGTGTACGACGGGACGGTGGTGGCGGTGACGCACGACCGGTGGTTCGCTCGCGCGTTTGACCGGTATCTGGTGTTCGGCTCCGACGGGGTGGTCCGGGAGACGCCCGAGCCCGTCTGGGACGAGCGTCGGGTGGTGCGGGAGCGGTAG
- a CDS encoding M16 family metallopeptidase, translating into MTQHTSATPATVTGGEPGIRLTEVDGVRTLLAAGSGEITAGLVFRVGAADETYATSGITHLVEHLALFRHGVSDLHYNGATAATYTIFHATGTADEVVTYLNGVCDALRDLPLERLETEREILRTEAAGRTYGPNHQLPLWRYGAQGYGLVSYTELGPWHLTADAVRDWAATRFTRDNAVLWITSDTVPDGLRLDLPSGPRHPMPAVTSALPVTPAYITGEDGGVVMDGIVRRSTAASLFAEVLGRALYADLRQKGGYSYATAGHYSPRDADFATITAFADALPQKQDAVVGGFVDVLARLRAGRIEQAELDAARNKVLKQFDHPDAHAASLPSYALNLLVDHANATRDEYRAQLAAVTVDDLRDVARELHSTALLEVPGRGADWAGFTEAPQFSPETDRLTGTRHQSHDDKGVVLTVAAEGVAFSSPKGVITVRYDQCAAMVAYPDGGRRLTGHDGFQVVVEPTLYADLTPDRIAAIDAGVPPSAVVRAPERAPERIPQPRPASDGGAGTGPKPGLTVFFLSLGILVCVVATVFLALMAVAATWLAEPRPSAGVAVLFWVLTAAPPLLIRVLRKARAKHM; encoded by the coding sequence ATGACGCAGCACACGTCCGCCACCCCCGCCACCGTCACCGGCGGGGAGCCCGGCATCCGCCTCACCGAGGTCGACGGCGTCCGGACACTCCTGGCCGCCGGCAGCGGCGAGATCACCGCCGGGCTGGTCTTCCGCGTGGGCGCCGCCGACGAGACGTACGCCACCTCCGGCATCACCCACCTCGTCGAGCACCTGGCCCTTTTCCGCCACGGCGTGTCCGACCTGCACTACAACGGCGCCACCGCCGCCACGTACACGATCTTCCACGCCACCGGCACGGCCGACGAGGTCGTCACGTACCTCAACGGTGTCTGCGACGCGCTGCGCGACCTGCCGCTGGAGCGGCTGGAGACCGAGCGCGAGATCCTGCGCACGGAGGCGGCGGGCCGCACCTACGGCCCCAACCACCAGCTGCCGCTGTGGCGTTACGGAGCCCAGGGGTACGGCCTGGTGAGCTACACCGAACTGGGGCCCTGGCACCTGACCGCCGATGCCGTGCGGGACTGGGCGGCCACCCGCTTCACCCGCGACAACGCGGTCCTGTGGATCACCAGCGACACCGTGCCGGACGGGCTGCGGCTCGACCTCCCCTCCGGGCCGCGCCACCCGATGCCGGCCGTCACCTCCGCGCTGCCCGTCACCCCCGCCTACATCACCGGCGAGGACGGTGGTGTGGTCATGGACGGCATCGTCCGGCGCTCCACCGCGGCCTCGCTCTTCGCCGAGGTCCTGGGCCGGGCGCTGTACGCGGACCTGCGCCAGAAAGGCGGCTACTCGTACGCCACCGCCGGGCACTACAGCCCGCGCGACGCGGACTTCGCCACCATCACGGCGTTCGCCGACGCCCTCCCGCAGAAGCAGGACGCCGTGGTCGGCGGCTTTGTCGACGTCCTGGCCCGGCTCCGGGCCGGCCGCATCGAGCAGGCGGAGCTGGACGCGGCGCGCAACAAGGTCCTCAAGCAGTTCGACCACCCCGACGCGCACGCCGCGAGCCTGCCCTCGTACGCACTGAACCTGCTCGTCGACCACGCCAACGCGACCCGGGACGAATACCGCGCCCAGCTGGCCGCCGTCACGGTGGACGACCTGCGCGACGTGGCCCGCGAGCTGCACTCCACGGCCCTGCTGGAGGTCCCCGGCCGGGGCGCCGACTGGGCGGGCTTCACCGAGGCGCCGCAGTTCTCCCCGGAGACCGACCGGCTCACCGGGACCCGGCACCAGTCGCACGACGACAAGGGCGTGGTGCTGACCGTGGCGGCCGAGGGGGTCGCTTTCAGCAGCCCCAAGGGGGTGATCACCGTCCGCTACGACCAGTGCGCCGCGATGGTCGCGTACCCCGACGGCGGCCGCCGCCTCACCGGCCACGACGGCTTCCAGGTCGTCGTGGAGCCCACGCTCTACGCGGACCTCACCCCGGACAGGATCGCGGCGATCGACGCGGGGGTCCCGCCCTCTGCGGTGGTACGGGCCCCGGAGCGCGCGCCGGAGCGGATCCCGCAGCCGCGCCCGGCGTCCGACGGCGGAGCCGGGACCGGTCCCAAGCCTGGGCTGACGGTGTTCTTCCTGTCGCTGGGCATCCTGGTCTGCGTCGTGGCCACCGTGTTCCTCGCCCTGATGGCCGTCGCGGCGACCTGGCTGGCCGAGCCGAGGCCGAGCGCGGGCGTCGCGGTCCTCTTCTGGGTGCTGACCGCCGCCCCGCCGCTCCTGATCAGGGTCCTGCGCAAGGCCCGGGCGAAGCATATGTGA
- the glmM gene encoding phosphoglucosamine mutase has product MGRLFGTDGVRGVANADLTAELALGLSVAAAHVLGEVGTFEGHRPTAVVGRDPRASGEFLEAAVVAGLASAGVDVLRVGVLPTPAVAYLTGVLGADLGVMLSASHNAMPDNGIKFFARGGHKLADELEDRIESIYEQHRTGEPWERPTGGGVGRIRSYDEGFDRYVAHLIGVLPNRLDGLKVVLDEAHGAAARVSPEAFARAGAEVITIGAEPDGLNINDGCGSTHLDLLRAAVVEHGADLGIAHDGDADRCLAVDAAGEEVDGDQILAVLALAMREAGTLRGDAVVGTVMSNLGFKIAMEREGIHLVETAVGDRYVLESMKEHGYALGGEQSGHVIVLDHATTGDGTLTGLMLAARVAATGRTLADLAAVMHRLPQVLVNVPDVDKARVHTSPDLATAVAEAEAELGSTGRVLLRSSGTEPLVRVMVEAADIEQARSVAGRLADVVKSALG; this is encoded by the coding sequence GTGGGACGACTCTTCGGCACGGACGGCGTGCGCGGTGTCGCCAACGCCGATCTGACGGCGGAGCTCGCGCTCGGTCTGTCGGTCGCGGCGGCACATGTGCTCGGCGAGGTGGGGACGTTCGAGGGACATCGGCCGACGGCGGTGGTGGGCCGCGACCCCCGCGCCTCCGGCGAATTCCTGGAGGCCGCCGTGGTGGCGGGGCTCGCGAGCGCCGGTGTGGACGTCCTGCGGGTCGGTGTGCTGCCCACCCCGGCGGTGGCGTATCTCACCGGCGTGCTGGGCGCCGACCTCGGCGTGATGCTCTCCGCGAGCCACAACGCCATGCCGGACAACGGCATCAAGTTCTTCGCGCGCGGCGGTCACAAGCTGGCCGACGAGCTGGAGGACCGTATCGAATCGATCTACGAGCAGCACCGCACGGGCGAGCCGTGGGAGCGCCCGACGGGTGGCGGCGTCGGCCGGATCCGCTCGTACGACGAAGGCTTCGACCGGTACGTGGCCCACCTCATCGGCGTCCTGCCGAACCGGCTCGACGGCCTCAAGGTCGTCCTCGACGAGGCGCACGGCGCCGCCGCCCGGGTCTCGCCCGAGGCGTTCGCGCGCGCCGGGGCCGAGGTCATCACCATCGGCGCCGAGCCGGACGGGCTGAACATCAACGACGGGTGCGGCTCCACCCACCTGGACCTGCTCAGGGCCGCCGTGGTCGAGCACGGCGCGGACCTCGGCATCGCGCACGACGGCGACGCGGACCGCTGCCTCGCCGTGGACGCGGCGGGCGAGGAGGTCGACGGCGACCAGATCCTCGCCGTGCTGGCCCTGGCCATGCGGGAGGCCGGCACGCTGCGCGGGGACGCGGTGGTCGGCACGGTCATGTCCAACCTCGGCTTCAAGATCGCGATGGAGCGGGAGGGCATCCACCTGGTGGAGACCGCCGTCGGCGACCGGTACGTCCTGGAGTCGATGAAGGAGCACGGCTACGCGCTCGGCGGCGAGCAGTCCGGCCATGTCATCGTCCTGGACCACGCGACGACCGGCGACGGCACGCTGACCGGCCTGATGCTGGCGGCGCGCGTCGCCGCGACCGGCCGTACGCTCGCCGACCTCGCGGCCGTCATGCACCGGCTGCCGCAGGTGCTCGTGAACGTCCCCGACGTCGACAAGGCGCGGGTGCACACCTCCCCTGACCTGGCGACCGCCGTCGCCGAGGCCGAGGCGGAACTGGGCTCCACCGGCCGGGTCCTGCTGCGCTCCTCGGGTACGGAGCCGCTGGTACGGGTGATGGTGGAGGCGGCCGACATCGAGCAGGCGCGGTCGGTGGCGGGGCGGCTGGCGGACGTGGTGAAGTCGGCGCTGGGCTGA